In the genome of bacterium, the window ACCGGTTCCCTGACGTGGGACATGTCGCCGGCCGGCACGAACACGACGACGGTCACGAACAAGGGCCGCATCAAGATCACGAACCTCGCCGACGAAGCGAACGTTTTCTATGAGGGCACGGATTTCAACATCGGCGCGAAATTCGACGTCACGGCTGGGGCTTGCCGCCGGCGCCGCGGTCTGCGCCGTCGGTGCCCCTGCCTTCTCGGGCGGCGGCGGGGGCGAGAACTTCGGGATGATGAAGAGGTTGTAGACCCCGATCACCAGGATGATCAGGCCGACCGCGGCAATTGTCTTCTTATCCATGTGCTACCTCTCCCGGCGGGGTCAACGAACCGGGTCGTACCCGCCGGGATGGAAAGGATGGCACTTCGCGAGGCGCCGGAGGGCCAGGACGGACCCGCGGACAACCCCATGTTTCTCGATTGACTCGATGGCATAGCAGGAGCACGACGGGTGGAAGCGGCAGGCCGGCGGCAGCAGGGG includes:
- the yidD gene encoding membrane protein insertion efficiency factor YidD — protein: MGLLKCYRRFVSPLLPPACRFHPSCSCYAIESIEKHGVVRGSVLALRRLAKCHPFHPGGYDPVR